CCTTTTTGTGAACTGTAATAAAATCTGTTtaatctttatatatatatatatatatatatatatatatatataatataatatatatgtacatgtttacttatttacatatacatatatatatatatataatatttttctacCATTAGGCTGCAATGATAAAATCGATATGTTAGATATAATGCtcataaaatttattagGAATAACTATTTATCAGAAAATTCAGTGACCCCGTggtttataaaaatatacttggtaattaattaaaataaataaaatacatataataaatggttcatatatattatcaataaactttatattatatgaaatgtacatatatctttattttcattctttttttttttttttttttttatttttttattttagaCGAAAATTATAAGTGAACTTTATGATACAAAAAGAAGAGCCTTTTCAAGCTGGACACTTCAAATGTAattgttttgttttgtttttttttcttatatttttatgttttatatttatatataaataatttatatataattttatatatatatatatatatatatttatatttatatattatagtTTATTTGAGGAGTATGAAAAAATgtcaaaaaataataatagttatCCTTACTATACAACTTTTATTACAATACTTCTGTTGAAAAAATGTGTATTAACCCTGAAGAGTTTTTCTAGTGAGAATAACAAggtaattattttattaatataaagtgtaattatatacatataaatatatacatatatacacatttaaatatatatatatatatattatattagGAAAACAGTAGCGATGaaattgtttttatattatacgAAATGAAGAAATTGAAATGTTATTATTCCTTTATTAATATGGATAGTTCTGCTATATTAAAATCATCAGGTAACaatctatatataaaataacagtttatatattaaaaattaagaatactattatatatatttttgaacagtgatctatatatttttgttaaaataatgtatttatattatcctttttttttttcttttttttcagaTGAAAAAGCCCAcctttttatatgttatcCATATCTATTAGATTGCTTAAATACAGAAAATAAGTAACcatttatcataataaataaatattacatatatatatatgtaatacACAACtttacacatatatacatattttattatatatatatatttatgtatttttttttttttttatagaaaTGTTTTCACGACAGTTAAAGAACTATTGAAACTTATATCCTATCCATTACGGCTTCAATAagtttattaaaaaaaagaataagaAATTCAAagtataataatttaatatttattatatttcttaaaataatttgtttttattattatttatttatataatattttcctaatatatatattttttttaattatatatatatgataaaaatattatatatatatatatatatatttatttcaattaaaaatttgttattttattattattttttttgttttattttttttttttcctaattttctatataattataagaaaaatatatatgtacacatatatatatatatatatatatatatatatatatatatataatatatacattgaataaatatgtactttttaatttatctttttttttatttgaattatattcatatatcttattttttgtcgtataaatttatatttttatacatattattttattattactattatttttttttttttttttcctttcattttcttcctctttattattttttgtgtttgtttctttatagttgatatatatattatatatatattttagtatacatgaatttttttttttaagtatTCTAATAATACCTTAAATCAAAACttatgaataattattctCCTTAAATATACTGTAAATctcatataaattaaaatacaaaaattgaagcaataaaagaaatataaaacattaaGTTTATAGcgttttctttttttcttttatggCAATGGGCGTTTTATACGAATTAATGTTTTCATTATCATGGAAGAAATGAgatgtaaaaaaaaaaaaaaaataaaaaagaaaatatatatatatattttataaaatgttaaaTGATTTTTAAATGCGTTcgtttaatttttttttgaattagttttctatattttaagctttatacatatttaaagtttatataaaataatgagattatatacatatatatattaatgataattCGTAAAACTGTGACACAtactattttatttatactgTGTTAACATGTaaatatgcatatatattatatcatttaattttttgttatgaatacataaaagtattatgacagtaatatatatacatatatttaaggTGTCAGAAACTAAAAAGAATGatgtattaatttttttttatctttgTAGCTTTGTTAGATTCCCTTATGGGAAAGGACAGAAATGAAACTGATtcaaagaaaaaatattcatttaaagatgaaaatgtaaatatgaaaaatataaagatagTGATACAATaatgaatttatatattatacatatttttatagtaaatatgaaataatatgtttattctaatatatatatatatatatatatatatatatatatatatatatatatatatattattttttgaaggtatgcaaatattatttaattgaTTTTTGCCCTCATGACCTTTTTCCCAACACCAAGAGTGATATAGGAAGGTAcaaccaaaaaaaaaatataataataaaataaaacacacatttaataaaatagttaaagatatgtatatattttatcaattacgttatttttttttttatggataattatatatatatatatatatatatatatatatatatatatatgtatgtatttttatttatatcatttatttttttatgcatggttgtatttttaattataagTATCAtgtcaaaaaaaaaaaaaaaaaaaaattaaaataaaagtaattgttcataatatataacgtatatatttttacttatTCTTTAGGTgcaaaaatatacattcagatatattaaaagaacaATTGGAAAAACATGAAgattataaatattatttagCTAAATATCAGCAGATGTTTATgagtaatatatataaagtgttttaaattttatacattaaaaatattatatcactcgtaaatatatatatatatatatatatatatatatatatatacatacatatatatttatatatttaattattttatatatttccttaTATTTGTAGAAACGTTGGAAAGGATTATAGATGTTGCTGATATGAAAATAGAAAAGActaaagaaaaattaaaacatatGTCAAATACTCCAAATAATACTTCTGATAAGAAAACAAAGTAAGGAAGCTGTGATATTATAACACAgaatattttcataatgTATAAGAACTGTAGtgtatataaatgtatgctgttttaatttattattattattattatatatatatatatatatatatatatatatttttttttttttttttttgttatatatagaatTGAAAGTATAAATAGTCACATATGTGATTTGCTAAAGCAATCTGAAGAAGCCGGGGAAAAGGTAAATtcaatttatatatatatatatatatatatttatatgtatattttattaattttttctttcgattatatttttcaatataGGGAGATTTAAATAAGGCTACTAGTTTTAATAATCAAATCACCATGCTTCAGGAAGAAATTAAGAGGTTAACAGAAGAAATGCAGAAATCAAACGATGGAAATTTAAAGGTTACCCAagaatattaattaaaatgaaaaaaataagaagaaaatgCTATTAAATTTgtaatatgtataatatatatctaattatatatatatttatatatatatatttttttttttaaaggtTTGTGAAATATGTGGAGCTATGCAAGCTGTTGGAGATATGGTACAACGTTTTGAAAACCACATAAATGGAAAACAACATTTAGGTTTCgata
This is a stretch of genomic DNA from Plasmodium reichenowi strain SY57 chromosome 14, whole genome shotgun sequence. It encodes these proteins:
- a CDS encoding U1 snRNA associated protein, putative, whose protein sequence is MEEMRSLLDSLMGKDRNETDSKKKYSFKDENVCKYYLIDFCPHDLFPNTKSDIGRCKNIHSDILKEQLEKHEDYKYYLAKYQQMFMKTLERIIDVADMKIEKTKEKLKHMSNTPNNTSDKKTKIESINSHICDLLKQSEEAGEKGDLNKATSFNNQITMLQEEIKRLTEEMQKSNDGNLKVCEICGAMQAVGDMVQRFENHINGKQHLGFDKIRNTFNKLKEETKEREEIIEKYRKTRHHSSDNRHSKRDRHHHRDYYERRSSRHKKSSERYHRNHHSNKRSRKRSHSDRSKSSSVHHSNKKSRKRSHSDRSKSSSVHNSNERHKRRSVKYDIEDN